DNA from Devosia yakushimensis:
GTCCGGCGTCTTGCTGTGAACTGAAATATGGGCGGGGCGGCGACCCATTCCTTTAACGGCTATGTTAGTGTTTCTGTTGCAGAAAATAGTATTGTAGTGTGTCGGCATGGTAAATAGGCGCTCGAAAAGTGTATTTCCGGCCTTTTTATGGTCAAGAATTATCACTTTTGTACTCTCGGAATGCTGAGAAAGAGAGTAGCCCGATGCATAACCTCGATGTGCATACTGAGGGTCTGGCCCAGGCGGTACGACAAACGTCACGACATAGAGCCGATATACGGCGGGATCAGCCACCTTATCGCAGCCGTGGTCTTATCATTCTCCTGCTGGCGGTTGCGAGTTGGGGTCTGGTGTTCGGACTGTATTATCTCGTGCGGTTTTATTTGTAGAATTTGACGGTCCTGTCACAGTCTCTGTTTTATCTTTGCCAGTGCCTCCGTGCTCTTAAGTATTACAGAAATGTTCACTGTACAGGGGGGTGTTTTGGGCTAATGTCGACTTCGTCCGGCGGTGGGACATAAATGTTCGCGGCGAAGGAGAATAATGATGCGTGTGACAATGATCGGGTCCGGTTATGTGGGGCTCGTCAGCGGCGCTTGTTTTGCGGACTTCGGGCATGACGTGGTTTGTGTCGATCTCAACACCGCCAAGATAGAAGCGCTGCAGCGCGGTGAAATTCCCATTTTCGAACCGGGCCTGGATGCATTGGTCGCCACCAATGCTAGCGCCGGCCGGCTGACCTTCACCAATGACCTGCCATCTGCCGTGGCGCAGGCCGATATCGTTTTTGTTGCGGTGGGCACGCCTTCCCGCCGGGGCGATGGCCATGCCGATCTGAGCTATGTCTATGCGGCTGCGCGGGATATCGCGCGGGCCGTGCGGGGCTTTACGGTGATCGTGACCAAATCGACCGTGCCGGTGGGAACCGGCGACGAAGTCGAGCGCATTATTCGCGAGACCAATCCGGAGGCCGACGTTGTCGTGGTCTCCAACCCAGAATTTCTGCGCGAGGGCGCGGCGATCGAGGACTTCAAGCGGCCCGACCGCATTGTCGTCGGGATCGAGGACGAACGCGCCCGCCCCGTCATGGAAGAGGTCTATCGCCCACTCTATCTGAACCAGGGCCCGCTGATCTTTACCGGCCGCCGTACGGCCGAGCTGACCAAATATGCCGGCAATGCGTTTCTGGCGATGAAGATCACCTTCATCAACGAGATCGCCGATCTCTGCGAGCAGACCGGCGCCAATGTGCAGGATGTGGCCCGCGGGATCGGAGCGGATAACCGCATCGGCAGCAAGTTCCTGCATCCGGGGCCCGGCTATGGCGGCTCCTGCTTTCCCAAGGATACGCTGGCGCTGGCCAAGACGGGCCAGGATTACGGCACGCCGCTGCGGCTGGTTGAAACCACGATTGCCATCAACGACCAGCGCAAGCGCGCCATGGGCCGCAAGGTCATCGCCGCGCTGCAGGGCAAGGCGCGAGGCAAGACCGTGGGCGTATTGGGGCTGACCTTCAAGCCCAATACCGACGATATGCGCGACGCCCCATCCATCGCCATTATCCAGACGCTGATCGATGCGGGTGCGCGTGTCCGCGCCTATGACCCGGAGGGCATGGAGGCCGCCAGGGCCGTGCTCGACAATGTTGAATATTGTGAAAGCGCCTATGACGCCGCCAAGGGCGCGGATTGCCTGGTGCTGGTGACGGAGTGGAACGCTTTCCGCTCGCTCGATCTGGTGCGCATCAAGGACCTGATGATCAGCCCGGTGCTGGTCGACCTGCGCAATGTCTATCGGCCCAATGAAGCCGAGGCGGCAGGCTTTGCCTATACCAGCGTCGGACGCCGCAGCGGTGGCGAACAGGAGGACACCATTTCGAGTGCGGCGGAGTGATGGTGGCTCTGTGAGGAGTACTCCATAGCTTCCACCCCACAATCGCTTCCCTCGGGCTTGACCCGAGGGCCGCTTTCAGCCCGGCGCAAGCGGCGAGTGATCCTCGGGTCAAGCCCGAGGAAAGCGACGGTGTTTGGGGGTAGATGGTGTTTGGGGGAGATGGTGCCCAACAGCCATCCCATCCACGATGTCATCCCGGCGCAGGCCGGGATCCATGCTGAAGGCTATCCACGGCATCCAGCCCGAGGTTAGAGCGCGGAATGAATTCCGTTCTGCGCCGGACATTGCGGCCGATTGCGCGATCTGTTGCTCTCAAGGTTGGCTCCCAACCTACCCTCCCCACTGTGCCTCCCTCGGGGCCTGACCCGAGGGCCGCTACCAGCATGGCACGAGCGGCGAATGGTCCTCGGGTCAAGCCCGAGGAAAGGCGACGGTGGGTGTGGCGGGACAATGCCTCACCAGCCACTCTTCTCACATCTGATCAGCCAACCGATAAGCCAGGCACAGCAGCGTCAACATCGGATTGGCGCTGCCCGAGCTGGGGAAGACCGAAGGCGACAATATCCTGACATTGGGGAAGGCGTGGCTGCGCAATTGGTTGTCGACCACGCTGTCGCCGGCAGTCGTGCCCATGCGCGTGCTGCCTGAGGGGTGATAGACATCGCGGAAGTCGCTTTCCCGCAGGGGAGTGTCGGCAGCGGTGAGCCAATCGATCTGGCAGGCGCTTTGCAGGGC
Protein-coding regions in this window:
- a CDS encoding UDP-glucose dehydrogenase family protein, which gives rise to MRVTMIGSGYVGLVSGACFADFGHDVVCVDLNTAKIEALQRGEIPIFEPGLDALVATNASAGRLTFTNDLPSAVAQADIVFVAVGTPSRRGDGHADLSYVYAAARDIARAVRGFTVIVTKSTVPVGTGDEVERIIRETNPEADVVVVSNPEFLREGAAIEDFKRPDRIVVGIEDERARPVMEEVYRPLYLNQGPLIFTGRRTAELTKYAGNAFLAMKITFINEIADLCEQTGANVQDVARGIGADNRIGSKFLHPGPGYGGSCFPKDTLALAKTGQDYGTPLRLVETTIAINDQRKRAMGRKVIAALQGKARGKTVGVLGLTFKPNTDDMRDAPSIAIIQTLIDAGARVRAYDPEGMEAARAVLDNVEYCESAYDAAKGADCLVLVTEWNAFRSLDLVRIKDLMISPVLVDLRNVYRPNEAEAAGFAYTSVGRRSGGEQEDTISSAAE